The Anaerolineae bacterium genome has a segment encoding these proteins:
- a CDS encoding superoxide dismutase: protein MHALPPLPYAYDALEPYIDARTMEVHYTKHHQGYLNKLNAALEKHPALQAYPVETLLRNLESVPEDIRVAVRNNGGGFVNHSFFWTVMSPNGGKPQSKLAEALTKTFGSFAAFKEAFTQAAATRFGSGWAWLVLTPFGDLKVYSTPNQDNPYLFGHTPLLGLDVWEHAYYLKYQNRRAEYIANWWSVVNWEQVAAYYEQAR, encoded by the coding sequence CCTTTGCCTTACGCTTACGACGCGTTGGAGCCGTACATTGACGCCCGGACCATGGAAGTGCACTACACGAAACACCACCAGGGTTATCTGAACAAACTCAACGCCGCCCTGGAAAAACATCCTGCCCTCCAGGCCTATCCCGTGGAGACCTTGCTGCGCAACCTGGAGAGCGTGCCCGAAGACATCCGCGTCGCCGTGCGCAACAACGGCGGCGGGTTCGTCAACCACAGCTTCTTCTGGACGGTCATGAGCCCCAACGGCGGCAAGCCGCAGAGCAAACTGGCCGAGGCGCTCACGAAGACCTTCGGCTCCTTCGCCGCCTTCAAAGAAGCATTCACTCAAGCGGCCGCGACGCGCTTCGGCAGCGGCTGGGCTTGGCTGGTGCTTACCCCCTTTGGTGACCTCAAAGTGTACTCCACGCCGAACCAGGACAACCCCTACCTGTTCGGGCACACCCCCTTGCTAGGCCTGGATGTGTGGGAACACGCCTACTACCTGAAGTACCAGAACCGCCGCGCCGAATACATCGCCAACTGGTGGTCGGTGGTCAACTGGGAACAGGTGGCGGCGTACTACGAGCAAGCGCGCTAA